One segment of Meriones unguiculatus strain TT.TT164.6M chromosome X, Bangor_MerUng_6.1, whole genome shotgun sequence DNA contains the following:
- the Prickle3 gene encoding prickle planar cell polarity protein 3, translating to MFARGSRRRRSGRAPPEAEDPARGQPCNSCREQCPGFLLHGWRKICQHCKCPREEHAVHAVPVDLERIMCRLISDFQRHSISDDDSGCASEEYAWVPPGLKPEQVYQFFSCLPEDKVPYVNSPGEKYRIKQLLHQLPPHDSEAQYCTALEEEEKKELQAFSQQRKRENLGRGIVRIFPVTITGAICEECGKQIGGGDIAVFASRAGLGACWHPQCFVCTTCQELLVDLIYFYHAGKVYCGRHHAECLRPRCQACDEIIFSLECTEAEGRHWHMGHFCCFECEASLGGQRYVMRQSRPHCCACYEARHAEYCDGCGEHIGLDQGQMAYEGQHWHASDHCFCCSHCGRALLGRPFLPRRGLIFCSRACSLGFETTTPGPSLRSWSASTATARLTASRASFSAAEGTSETASKGTCTKAESAAGPDEPSHFLRGAPHRHSMPELGLRSAPEPPTKSPGHPALHPDNAFGRQSTPRVSFRDPLVSEGGPRRTLSAPPAQRRRPRSPPPRAPSCHRRRRRRHQRRHSSHHHHHHPSRYVHHRCDLGSGSDSGSCSSSPSSPSSESSEDDGFFLGERIPLPPHLCRPRTTQDTATETCNSPAPPPVQASHPAKPHQTKDKNCIVA from the exons ATGTTCGCGCGTGGGTCCCGGAGGCGCCGCTCCGGGCGTGCG CCTCCAGAGGCAGAGGACCCTGCTCGTGGCCAGCCTTGCAATTCCTGCAGGGAACAGTGCCCAGGCTTCCTGCTGCATGGCTGGAG AAAGATCTGCCAGCACTGCAAATGCCCGAGGGAGGAACATGCGGTGCACGCTGTGCCTGTGGACCTAGAACGCATCATGTGCCGGCTCATCTCGGACTTCCAACGCCATTCCATTTCTGATGATGACTCAGGCTGTGCTTCAGAGGAGTATGCCTGGGTACCCCCTGGCCTTAAGCCAGAGCAG GTTTACCAATTTTTCAGTTGCCTTCCAGAGGACAAGGTGCCCTATGTCAACAGTCCTGGGGAAAAATACAGGATAAAGCAGCTGCTGCACCAGCTACCTCCACATGACAGTGAG GCACAGTACTGCACAGccctggaagaggaggagaagaaagagttgCAAGCCTTCAGCCAGCAGAGAAAACGGGAGAACCTGGGTCGGGGCATCGTTCGAATCTTCCCAGTGACCATTACTGGGGCCATCTGTGAAGAG TGTGGAAAGCAGATTGGAGGTGGAGACATTGCTGTCTTTGCCAGTCGCGCAGGCCTCGGGGCCTGTTGGCACCCTCAGTGCTTTGTGTGCACCACATGCCAGGAGCTGCTGGTTGACCTCATCTACTTCTATCATGCTGGCAAGGTCTACTGTGGGCGCCACCATGCTGAATGCCTGCGCCCTCGCTGTCAAGCATGTGATGAG ATCATCTTCTCCCTGGAATGTACAGAGGCCGAGGGCCGACACTGGCACATGGGTCACTTCTGCTGTTTCGAGTGTGAAGCTTCGTTAGGAGGGCAGCGATATGTCATGCGTCAGAGCCGCCCCCACTGCTGCGCCTGCTATGAGGCCCGTCATGCTGAGTACTGTGATGGCTGTGGGGAACACATCG GCCTGGACCAGGGCCAGATGGCTTATGAGGGCCAACACTGGCATGCTTCAGATCACTGCTTCTGCTGTAGCCATTGTGGTCGAGCACTGCTGGGCCGCCCCTTCCTGCCACGCCGAGGCCTCATCTTCTGCTCAAGGGCCTGCAGCCTTGGATTTGAGACCACAACTCCAGGGCCTAGCCTCCGAAGCTGGAGCGCCAGCACAGCCACTGCACGGCTCACAGCTTCCCGGGCTTCTTTCTCAGCTGCAGAGGGGACATCAGAGACAGCCAGCAAAGGCACCTGTACGAAGGCAGAGTCTG ctgcAGGTCCTGATGAACCCTCCCACTTTCTGAGAGGGGCCCCCCACCGTCATTCTATGCCTGAGCTAGGGCTACGAAGTGCTCCTGAGCCACCCACAAAATCCCCTGGCCATCCTGCCCTACATCCAGATAATGCCTTTGGTCGCCAGAGTACCCCGCGTGTCAGCTTCCGAGACCCTCTGGTGTCTGAAGGAGGTCCACGACGGACCCTGAGTGCACCTCCAGCCCAGCGCCGAAGACCACGAAGCCCCCCACCCAGGGCCCCCAGCTGTCATCGCCGCCGCCGGCGGCGGCACCAGCGCCGCCACAGcagccaccatcaccaccaccatcctaGCAGATATGTCCACCATCGATGTGACTTGGGATCAGGTTCAGATTCAGGATCTTGTTCCAGCTCACCCTCTAGCCCCAGTTCAGAGTCGTCTGAGGATGATGGCTTCTTCCTAGGGGAACGTATCCCACTGCCCCCTCACCTGTGCAGGCCCAGGACCACCCAGGACACTGCAACCGAAACCTGTAATTCCCCAGCCCCACCACCTGTCCAGGCATCTCACCCTGCGAAGCCTCACCAGACCAAAGACAAGAACTGCATCGTGGCTTAA